A genome region from Cydia pomonella isolate Wapato2018A chromosome 21, ilCydPomo1, whole genome shotgun sequence includes the following:
- the LOC133529721 gene encoding protein Star isoform X1 produces the protein MAEKKIQENPLPEPAEPAQPKPEPKPRFCMPSFTKTPPQDLYRQLLPAMLFLLTFVTVMTMLLTYMDTFARGAQQFRLNMSRDYELKIPQESDYLVAYVRQWHLGPRPNKETPSPIYTDQAKVLDQLLGEVYNGTFVEILPRGQRDATTLYLEAARGWRGLAVRAAPRDHLELAGAARTLNACLSPLDHPIQVPFNESDEHDTFFRSRVLCLPLYTVLLAAEATRAHYVLLGGPPHLHHVPFHKVQLQVIEYRSNDAGARNQTAQFLLSKNYTVAATFPDSIMFALNH, from the exons ATGgcagaaaaa aaGATTCAAGAGAACCCCCTGCCCGAGCCAGCAGAGCCTGCCCAACCCAAGCCAGAGCCAAAGCCCCGCTTCTGCATGCCGTCATTCACCAAGACACCGCCCCAGGACTTGTACAGGCAGTTACTGCCTGCTATGCTGTTCTTGCTGACGTTTGTCACAGTTATGACAATGCTGCTGACATATATGGACACTTTTG cgAGAGGAGCCCAGCAGTTCCGCTTGAATATGAGTCGCGATTACGAGCTAAAGATCCCTCAAGAATCCGACTACTTAGTGGCTTACGTGCGCCAATGGCATCTCGGACCGCGCCCCAACAAGGAGACGCCGTCGCCCATCTACACTGACCAGGCCAAAGTTCTAGATCAGCTGCTTGGAGAGGTG TACAACGGCACATTCGTGGAGATCCTGCCCCGCGGGCAGCGCGACGCCACCACGCTGTACCTGGAGGCGGCGCGCGGCTGGCGCGGGCTGGCCGTGCGCGCCGCGCCCCGCGACCACCTGGAGCTGGCGGGCGCGGCCAGGACTCTCAACGCTTGCCTTAGTCCTCTAGATCATCCTATACAG GTTCCATTCAACGAATCAGATGAACACGATACTTTCTTTAG GTCGCGCGTGCTGTGCCTGCCGCTGTACACGGTGCTGCTGGCGGCCGAGGCCACGCGCGCGCACTACGTGCTGCTGGGCGGCCCGCCGCACCTGCACCACGTGCCCTTCCACAAGGTGCAGCTGCAG GTGATCGAATACCGTTCTAATGACGCCGGCGCCAGAAACCAGACGGCGCAGTTCCTCCTCTCCAAGAACTACACCGTGGCCGCCACCTTCCCGGACTCCATCATGTTCGCGCTCAACCACTGA
- the LOC133529721 gene encoding protein Star isoform X2, which produces MYQKIQENPLPEPAEPAQPKPEPKPRFCMPSFTKTPPQDLYRQLLPAMLFLLTFVTVMTMLLTYMDTFARGAQQFRLNMSRDYELKIPQESDYLVAYVRQWHLGPRPNKETPSPIYTDQAKVLDQLLGEVYNGTFVEILPRGQRDATTLYLEAARGWRGLAVRAAPRDHLELAGAARTLNACLSPLDHPIQVPFNESDEHDTFFRSRVLCLPLYTVLLAAEATRAHYVLLGGPPHLHHVPFHKVQLQVIEYRSNDAGARNQTAQFLLSKNYTVAATFPDSIMFALNH; this is translated from the exons ATGTATCAG aaGATTCAAGAGAACCCCCTGCCCGAGCCAGCAGAGCCTGCCCAACCCAAGCCAGAGCCAAAGCCCCGCTTCTGCATGCCGTCATTCACCAAGACACCGCCCCAGGACTTGTACAGGCAGTTACTGCCTGCTATGCTGTTCTTGCTGACGTTTGTCACAGTTATGACAATGCTGCTGACATATATGGACACTTTTG cgAGAGGAGCCCAGCAGTTCCGCTTGAATATGAGTCGCGATTACGAGCTAAAGATCCCTCAAGAATCCGACTACTTAGTGGCTTACGTGCGCCAATGGCATCTCGGACCGCGCCCCAACAAGGAGACGCCGTCGCCCATCTACACTGACCAGGCCAAAGTTCTAGATCAGCTGCTTGGAGAGGTG TACAACGGCACATTCGTGGAGATCCTGCCCCGCGGGCAGCGCGACGCCACCACGCTGTACCTGGAGGCGGCGCGCGGCTGGCGCGGGCTGGCCGTGCGCGCCGCGCCCCGCGACCACCTGGAGCTGGCGGGCGCGGCCAGGACTCTCAACGCTTGCCTTAGTCCTCTAGATCATCCTATACAG GTTCCATTCAACGAATCAGATGAACACGATACTTTCTTTAG GTCGCGCGTGCTGTGCCTGCCGCTGTACACGGTGCTGCTGGCGGCCGAGGCCACGCGCGCGCACTACGTGCTGCTGGGCGGCCCGCCGCACCTGCACCACGTGCCCTTCCACAAGGTGCAGCTGCAG GTGATCGAATACCGTTCTAATGACGCCGGCGCCAGAAACCAGACGGCGCAGTTCCTCCTCTCCAAGAACTACACCGTGGCCGCCACCTTCCCGGACTCCATCATGTTCGCGCTCAACCACTGA